The Odocoileus virginianus isolate 20LAN1187 ecotype Illinois chromosome 3, Ovbor_1.2, whole genome shotgun sequence genome includes a window with the following:
- the DND1 gene encoding dead end protein homolog 1 isoform X2, whose product MQSKRECELWCERVNPENKAALEAWVRETGIRLVQVNGQRKYGGPPPGWVGSPPPAGSEVFIGRLPQDVYEHQLIPLFQRVGRLYEFRLMMTFSGLNRGFAYARYSSRRGAQAAIATLHNHLLRPSCPLLVCRSTEKCELSVDGLPQDLSHRALLRALQPLGPSLQEALLLPSPGPTPAQIALLKFSSHRAAAMAKKALVEGQSHLCGEQVAVEWLKPDLKQRLRQQLMGPSLQCLQPEGSQLALARDQGLEFQGSQVALQLLCQRMKLGSPVFLTKCLGTGPAGWHRFWYQVVIPGHPVPFSGLIWVVLTPDGQDGHEVAKDAVSARLLEAMNESRASLLWSTGAEAGGTTVQQ is encoded by the exons atgCAGTCCAAACGCGAATGTGAG CTGTGGTGTGAGAGGGTGAATCCCGAAAACAAGGCGGCGTTGGAGGCGTGGGTCAGGGAAACCGGCATCCGGCTGGTGCAGGTGAACGGGCAGAGGAAGTATGGCGGGCCACCCCCAG gATGGGTGGGCAGCCCGCCGCCAGCGGGGTCGGAGGTGTTTATCGGGCGGCTGCCCCAGGACGTGTACGAGCACCAGCTGATCCCACTGTTCCAGCGCGTGGGCCGCCTCTACGAGTTTCGTCTGATGATGACCTTCAGCGGCCTGAACCGCGGCTTCGCTTACGCCCGCTACAGCTCGCGGCGCGGCGCCCAGGCCGCCATCGCCACGCTGCATAACCATCTGCTGCGGCCGTCCTGCCCGCTGCTCGTGTGCCGCAGCACCGAGAAGTGCGAGCTGAGCGTGGACGGGCTGCCGCAGGACCTGAGCCACCGCGCGCTGCTCCGCGCGCTGCAGCCGCTGGGACCTAGCCTGCAGGAGGCGCTGCTGCTGCCCAGCCCCGGGCCGACGCCCGCACAGATCGCACTGCTCAAGTTCAGCTCGCACCGGGCCGCAGCTATGGCCAAAAAGGCCCTGGTGGAAG GACAGTCCCACCTCTGTGGAGAACAGGTGGCTGTGGAGTGGCTTAAGCCAGACCTGAAGCAGCGACTCCGCCAGCAGCTCATGGGTCCCTCACTACAGTGCCTACAGCCAGAGGGCAGCCAATTAGCCCTGGCCAGGGACCAGGGGCTCGAGTTCCAAGGGTCTCAGGTTGCCTTGCAGCTGCTGTGCCAACGGATGAAGCTGGGCAGCCCAGTGTTCCTCACCAAGTGTTTGGGCACAGGCCCTGCTGGCTGGCACCGCTTCTGGTACCAGGTGGTGATCCCTGGGCATCCAGTGCCCTTCAGTGGCCTCATCTGGGTTGTGCTGACCCCAGATGGGCAGGATGGGCATGAGGTGGCTAAGGATGCAGTATCTGCACGGCTGCTGGAGGCAATGAATGAGTCCAGGGCCAGCCTCCTTTGGTCTACTGGGGCTGAGGCAGGAGGTACCACGGTTCAGCAGTGA
- the DND1 gene encoding dead end protein homolog 1 isoform X1: MPATRRSTGVLPIFADVCTHTPSGARSLDPDPRSIRLDDGALPHPLLPGWVGSPPPAGSEVFIGRLPQDVYEHQLIPLFQRVGRLYEFRLMMTFSGLNRGFAYARYSSRRGAQAAIATLHNHLLRPSCPLLVCRSTEKCELSVDGLPQDLSHRALLRALQPLGPSLQEALLLPSPGPTPAQIALLKFSSHRAAAMAKKALVEGQSHLCGEQVAVEWLKPDLKQRLRQQLMGPSLQCLQPEGSQLALARDQGLEFQGSQVALQLLCQRMKLGSPVFLTKCLGTGPAGWHRFWYQVVIPGHPVPFSGLIWVVLTPDGQDGHEVAKDAVSARLLEAMNESRASLLWSTGAEAGGTTVQQ; this comes from the exons ATGCCGGCGACCCGGAGGAGTACGGGTGTTTTACCCATTTTCGCAGACGTGTGCACCCATACTCCCTCAGGCGCTCGGTCCCTGGACCCCGACCCAAGATCTATCCGGTTGGATGACGgtgcccttccccaccctcttctcccaggATGGGTGGGCAGCCCGCCGCCAGCGGGGTCGGAGGTGTTTATCGGGCGGCTGCCCCAGGACGTGTACGAGCACCAGCTGATCCCACTGTTCCAGCGCGTGGGCCGCCTCTACGAGTTTCGTCTGATGATGACCTTCAGCGGCCTGAACCGCGGCTTCGCTTACGCCCGCTACAGCTCGCGGCGCGGCGCCCAGGCCGCCATCGCCACGCTGCATAACCATCTGCTGCGGCCGTCCTGCCCGCTGCTCGTGTGCCGCAGCACCGAGAAGTGCGAGCTGAGCGTGGACGGGCTGCCGCAGGACCTGAGCCACCGCGCGCTGCTCCGCGCGCTGCAGCCGCTGGGACCTAGCCTGCAGGAGGCGCTGCTGCTGCCCAGCCCCGGGCCGACGCCCGCACAGATCGCACTGCTCAAGTTCAGCTCGCACCGGGCCGCAGCTATGGCCAAAAAGGCCCTGGTGGAAG GACAGTCCCACCTCTGTGGAGAACAGGTGGCTGTGGAGTGGCTTAAGCCAGACCTGAAGCAGCGACTCCGCCAGCAGCTCATGGGTCCCTCACTACAGTGCCTACAGCCAGAGGGCAGCCAATTAGCCCTGGCCAGGGACCAGGGGCTCGAGTTCCAAGGGTCTCAGGTTGCCTTGCAGCTGCTGTGCCAACGGATGAAGCTGGGCAGCCCAGTGTTCCTCACCAAGTGTTTGGGCACAGGCCCTGCTGGCTGGCACCGCTTCTGGTACCAGGTGGTGATCCCTGGGCATCCAGTGCCCTTCAGTGGCCTCATCTGGGTTGTGCTGACCCCAGATGGGCAGGATGGGCATGAGGTGGCTAAGGATGCAGTATCTGCACGGCTGCTGGAGGCAATGAATGAGTCCAGGGCCAGCCTCCTTTGGTCTACTGGGGCTGAGGCAGGAGGTACCACGGTTCAGCAGTGA
- the WDR55 gene encoding WD repeat-containing protein 55, with the protein MDRMCEERPAEDGSDEEDPDSTEAPARIRDTPEDIVLEAPASGLAFHPARDLLAAGDVDGDVFVFSYSCQEGETKELWSSGHHLKSCRAVVFSEDGQKLVTVSKDKAIHFLDVELGRLERRISKAHGAPINSLLLVDENVLATGDDTGGIRLWDQRKEGPLMDMRQHEEYIADMALDPAKKLLLTASGDGCLGVFNIKRRRFELLSEPQSGDLTSVTLMKCGKKVACGSSEGTIYLFNWDGFGATSDRFALRAESIDCMVPVTESLLCTGSTDGVIRAVNILPNRVVGSVGQHAEEPIEKLALSHCGRFLASSGHDQRLKFWDVAQLRAVVVEDYRRRKKKGGPLQALSSKAWSTDDFFAGLRDEGEDATTLEESEDDSD; encoded by the exons ATGGACCGCATGTGTGAGGAGAGGCCCGCGGAGGATGGGAGCGACGAGGAGGATCCCGACTCCACAGAAGCCCCAGCCCGGATCCGGGACACTCCGGAAGATATCGTCCTGGAGGCTCCAGCTAGTGGGCTGGCGTTCCATCCGGCCCGCGACCTCTTGGCAGCGGGGGACGTGGACGGGGACGTGTTCGT CTTTTCCTACTCCTGCCAAGAGGGAGAAACCAAGGAGCTGTGGTCCTCAGGTCACCACCTCAAGTCCTGCCGAGCAGTTGTCTTCTCTGAAGATGGGCAGA AACTTGTTACTGTCTCCAAGGACAAAGCCATCCATTTTCTAGATGTGGAGCTGGGCCGACTGGAAAGACGCATTTCCAAGGCTCACGG TGCCCCCATCAACAGTCTGCTGCTGGTGGACGAGAATGTTCTGGCCACTGGGGATGACACAGGTGGCATCCGCCTCTGGGACCAAAGGAAGGAGGGCCCCTTAATGGATATGCGGCAGCATGAGGAATACATTGCTGACATGGCTCTGGATCCCGCCAAGAAGCTGCTGCTGACAGCCAG CGGAGATGGCTGCCTCGGTGTCTTCAACATCAAGCGACGCCGGTTTGAGTTGCTCTCTGAGCCCCAATCTGGAGACCTCACCTCTGTCACACTTATGAAA TGTGGGAAGAAGGTGGCATGTGGCTCCAGTGAAGGTACCATCTACCTTTTCAACTGGGATGGCTTTGGGGCCACAAGTGACCGCTTTGCCTTGAGAGCTGAGTCCATCGACTGCATGGTTCCAGTGACGGAGAGTCTGCTGTGTACTGGCTCTACTGATGGAGTCATCAG GGCTGTCAACATCCTGCCGAACCGAGTGGTGGGCAGTGTGGGCCAGCATGCTGAGGAGCCTATAGAGAAGCTAGCTCTCTCCCACTGTGGCCGTTTCCTGGCCAGCAGTGGCCATGACCAGCGACTCAAGTTTTGGGACGTGGCCCAGCTGCGGGCTGTGGTGGTGGAGGACTACCGCCGACGCAAGAAAAAGGGAGGACCGCTGCAGGCACTAAGCAGCAAGGCCTGGAGCACTGATGACTTCTTTGCAGGACTGAGGGATGAGGGAGAGGATGCCACGACTCTGGAGGAGAGTGAGGATGACAGTGACTGA